In one window of Miscanthus floridulus cultivar M001 chromosome 12, ASM1932011v1, whole genome shotgun sequence DNA:
- the LOC136495389 gene encoding G-type lectin S-receptor-like serine/threonine-protein kinase At2g19130: MHLVVVLCGFLFSLYTPTCSAATDTLSRGGSLARDERLVSSNGKFALGFFQTNNNNSTNTTSNSHLGIWFHKVPKLTPVWSANGDNPVSSRASPELMISDDGNLVITAHGTKVWSTQANITANNTVAVLLADGNLVLRSSSNSSDVFWQSFDYPTDTLLPGAKLGRNKVTGLNRRFVSRRNLNDQAPGVYSIGLAPGLDESMRLSWKSSTEYWSSGEWNGRYFNAIPEMSDPAYCNYMFVTSDQEFYFSYTLVNESTIFQVVLDVSGQWKVRVWDWGRNDWVTFSYSPRSQCDVYAVCGAFTICSNNANPLCSCMKGFSVRSPEDWELEDRTGGCIRNTPLDCNDSNKGTSMADKFYPMPFSRLPSNGIGIQSATSAKACEGFCLSSCSCTAYSYGQGGCSVWHDDLTNVAADDSGEIIYLRLAAKEVQSWKDRKHGMNISVSVAVGVSTVTLAFIFLIVIWRSSKRSSHPVDSDQGGIGIIAFRYIDIKRATNNFSEKLGAGGFGSVFKGCLSDSIAIAVKRLDGAHHGEKQFRSEVSSIGIIQHVNLVKLVGFCCEGDRRLLVYEHMPNRSLDVHLFQSHGTVLGWNIRYQIALGVARGLAYLHHSCRDCIIHCDIKPQNILLDASLVPKIADFGMAKFLGRDFSRVLTTMRGTIGYLAPEWISGTAITSKVDVYSYGMVLLEIISGRRNAGKEAFTDDEHAKYFPVQVVDKLLSGGIGSLVDANLGGDVNLDDVERVCKVACWCIQDNEFDRPTMVEVVQFLEGLCEADMPPMPRLLHAIAGGSP, translated from the coding sequence ATGCATCTCGTCGTCGTTCTTTGTGGCTTCCTTTTCTCCCTTTACACTCCTACATGCTCTGCGGCGACAGATACACTCTCACGCGGAGGCTCGCTGGCCAGAGACGAGAGGCTTGTCTCCAGCAACGGCAAGTTCGCGCTCGGCTTCTTCCAGACCAACAACAACAATTCCACCAATACCACCTCCAACTCACACCTTGGAATATGGTTCCACAAGGTCCCCAAGCTGACACCGGTGTGGAGCGCCAACGGGGATAACCCAGTCTCCAGTCGTGCTTCGCCGGAGCTCATGATCTCCGACGATGGCAACCTGGTCATCACAGCCCACGGCACCAAGGTCTGGTCTACCCAGGCCAACATCACAGCCAACAACACCGTTGCTGTTCTGCTGGCCGACGGGAACCTTGTCCTGCGGAGCTCCTCCAACTCCTCGGACGTATTTTGGCAGAGCTTTGACTACCCAACCGACACCCTGCTACCCGGTGCAAAATTGGGCAGAAACAAGGTCACCGGTCTGAACCGTCGTTTTGTTTCAAGAAGGAATCTGAATGACCAAGCTCCTGGTGTCTATTCCATTGGCCTAGCTCCTGGCCTTGATGAGAGCATGAGGCTGTCATGGAAATCGTCTACAGAGTATTGGTCTTCTGGCGAGTGGAATGGCAGATACTTCAACGCAATACCGGAGATGTCGGATCCCGCTTACTGCAACTATATGTTTGTTACCAGTGACCAGGAGTTCTACTTCTCCTACACCTTGGTGAACGAGAGCACAATATTTCAGGTTGTGTTAGATGTCTCTGGTCAATGGAAGGTGCGCGTATGGGACTGGGGCAGAAATGATTGGGTCACATTCAGCTACTCTCCAAGAAGTCAATGTGATGTCTATGCTGTCTGTGGAGCTTTCACAATCTGCTCTAACAACGCAAATCCATTATGCTCCTGCATGAAGGGCTTCTCTGTAAGATCACCTGAGGATTGGGAACTGGAGGACAGGACTGGTGGGTGCATCAGAAATACTCCTTTGGATTGCAATGACAGCAATAAAGGTACAAGTATGGCAGATAAATTCTATCCTATGCCATTCAGTAGGTTGCCCAGTAATGGCATAGGTATACAGAGTGCTACAAGTGCAAAAGCCTGTGAGGGATTCTGTTTGAGTAGTTGCTCTTGCACAGCATATTCTTACGGCCAAGGTGGTTGCTCTGTTTGGCACGATGATCTAACCAATGTAGCTGCTGATGACAGTGGGGAAATTATCTACCTTCGTCTTGCTGCAAAAGAGGTGCAAAGTTGGAAAGACCGTAAACATGGAATGAACATCAGTGTAAGTGTTGCTGTGGGTGTAAGCACTGTCACCTTAGCGTTCATCTTTCTAATTGTGATCTGGAGAAGCAGTAAGAGATCTAGTCATCCAGTGGACAGTGATCAGGGTGGCATTGGGATCATTGCATTCAGGTATATTGATATAAAACGTGCAACTAACAATTTTTCAGAGAAGTTAGGTGCAGGTGGTTTTGGTTCTGTATTTAAGGGGTGCCTGAGCGACTCGATTGCCATAGCCGTGAAAAGGCTAGATGGTGCCCACCACGGAGAGAAGCAGTTCAGGTCTGAAGTGAGCTCAATAGGCATCATCCAGCATGTCAATTTGGTTAAACTTGTCGGGTTTTGTTGTGAAGGTGATAGGAGGCTACTTGTGTATGAGCACATGCCAAACCGTTCCCTTGATGTCCATCTGTTCCAGAGCCATGGTACTGTTTTGGGTTGGAATATTAGATATCAGATAGCTCTTGGTGTTGCTAGAGGGCTAGCATACTTGCATCATAGTTGTCGAGACTGCATAATACATTGTGATATCAAACCACAAAACATACTTCTTGATGCATCCTTAGTTCCAAAAATAGCAGATTTTGGGATGGCAAAGTTTCTAGGGAGGGATTTTAGCCGCGTTCTAACTACAATGAGAGGAACTATTGGATACCTTGCTCCTGAATGGATTAGCGGAACAGCTATTACATCGAAAGTTGATGTTTACAGCTATGGGATGGTTTTGTTGGAGATCATATCAGGAAGGAGGAACGCGGGTAAAGAAGCTTTTactgatgatgagcatgctaagTATTTCCCTGTGCAAGTCGTGGACAAGCTTCTCAGTGGAGGCATTGGAAGCCTTGTGGATGCAAACTTGGGTGGCGATGTCAACCTAGATGATGTTGAAAGAGTCTGCAAAGTTGCATGTTGGTGCATTCAGGATAATGAATTTGACCGCCCTACAATGGTTGAGGTAGTACAGTTTCTTGAGGGCTTATGTGAGGCTGATATGCCTCCAATGCCAAGATTGCTTCATGCTATTGCTGGTGGCTCACCTTGA
- the LOC136495393 gene encoding upstream activation factor subunit UAF30-like: protein MVLRRAAGECPKKVAGLMDLVNLSTQLREFAGGRSQMSHISFFLRVWSYIKDNKLQDATNKNIVKCDEKLKTVLLGRSTVELSELPMIVKLHFPRFSR from the exons ATGGTGCTGAGGCGGGCGGCGGGGGAATGCCCCAAGAAGGTTGCGGGGCTGATGGATCTGGTGAACCTGTCCACCCAGTTGCGAGAGTTCGCCGGGGGCCGGTCCCAAATGTCCCATATCTCCTTCTTCCTCCGGGTCTGGTCGTACATCAAGGACAACAAACTTCAG GACGCGACGAATAAGAACATTGTGAAATGTGATGAGAAGCTGAAGACTGTATTATTGGGCAGGTCCACAGTGGAACTCTCTGAACTCCCAATGATCGTTAAGCTTCATTTCCCAAGATTTTCAAGGTAG